Proteins encoded by one window of Sphaerodactylus townsendi isolate TG3544 linkage group LG04, MPM_Stown_v2.3, whole genome shotgun sequence:
- the TEKT4 gene encoding tektin-4, with product MAQAGVLLTKEPVPQTVPVSELPMKVYEVALNTGPDSSCGLATAGFRTAKYLPEEWHQNNYTRYHEAFADRDHSERCRQESQSLAAYTAALAQRTQEDSTTKVGERLQDIHFWKSELQREIEDLTAETDLMAAQKARLERALDTTEIPYSIATDNLQCRERRQPPDLVRDQVEVELLKEAELIRNIQELLKRTIKQTVNQMQ from the exons ATGGCCCAGGCAGGGGTGCTCCTAACCAAAGAGCCCGTCCCACAGACTGTCCCGGTCTCCGAGCTCCCCATGAAGGTCTACGAGGTGGCCCTCAACACGGGCCCCGATTCCTCCTGTGGCCTGGCCACGGCCggcttccgcacggccaaataccTGCCCGAGGAGTGGCACCAGAACAACTACACCCGGTACCACGAGGCCTTTGCCGACCGCGACCACTCGGAGCGATGCCGCCAGGAGTCCCAGAGCCTGGCGGCCTACACTGCCGCCTTGGCGCAGCGCACCCAGGAGGACTCGACCACCAAAGTGGGCGAGCGCCTGCAAGACATTCACTTCTGGAAGTCGGAGCTGCAGAGGGAGATCGAGGACCTGACAGCCGAGACGGACCTGATGGCCGCTCAGAAGGCACGCCTGGAGCGGGCCCTCGACACCACGGAGATCCCTTACTCAATCGCCACCGACAACTTGCAGTGTCGCGAGCGCCGGCAGCCCCCGGATCTGGTGCGGGACCAAGTGGAGGTGGAACTTCTGAAG GAAGCTGAGCTGATTCGGAACATCCAAGAACTCCTGAAGAGGACAATAAAACAAACTGTGAACCAGATGCAGTAA